One part of the Corynebacterium aurimucosum ATCC 700975 genome encodes these proteins:
- a CDS encoding heme o synthase, with product METIKAYFALTKPRIIELLLVAAIPAMLQAQRGFEAVSSNFWLIVSTIFGGWMGAAAAHTFNNVVDYEIDQKMQRTRARPLVRKTISRRNAAIFAWVMLALSVFWLGVLAHSWLAAFFVLLTNFFYVIVYTKFLKMRNSQNIVWGGLAGCMPAMVGWAVIRDNAPAGEPDRWWQAVVLFLIIFFWTPPHTWALAMKYKEDYRKAGVPMLPVVAGEVEVTRQIVWYTIGTVIVTFLIIPAASWIYLVAAVASGAVFLWMAIRLHQGVKKGAKVKPMRLFIYSNNYLSVLFIGLSIDAVVGWEPIGRMLGWSAALF from the coding sequence TTGGAGACCATCAAGGCCTATTTTGCGCTAACGAAACCGAGGATCATTGAACTCCTCCTCGTGGCAGCAATCCCGGCTATGCTCCAGGCCCAGCGTGGATTCGAGGCGGTGTCCTCAAACTTCTGGCTCATCGTATCCACCATCTTTGGCGGATGGATGGGTGCCGCTGCGGCCCACACGTTCAACAACGTCGTGGACTATGAGATTGACCAGAAGATGCAGCGAACGCGTGCTCGGCCCCTGGTTCGCAAGACTATTTCGCGCCGCAATGCCGCCATTTTCGCTTGGGTCATGCTCGCACTATCCGTCTTTTGGCTGGGCGTCCTGGCGCATTCCTGGCTGGCGGCGTTCTTCGTGCTGTTGACCAACTTCTTCTATGTCATCGTCTACACGAAGTTCCTCAAGATGCGAAACTCCCAGAACATTGTCTGGGGCGGCCTAGCAGGCTGCATGCCCGCCATGGTGGGCTGGGCAGTGATCCGGGATAACGCCCCGGCAGGGGAGCCTGACCGCTGGTGGCAGGCCGTAGTGTTGTTCCTCATCATCTTCTTCTGGACCCCGCCTCATACGTGGGCGCTGGCGATGAAGTACAAGGAGGACTACCGCAAGGCCGGGGTGCCGATGTTGCCCGTCGTTGCCGGGGAAGTCGAAGTAACCCGCCAGATCGTGTGGTACACGATTGGAACGGTTATCGTGACCTTCCTTATTATCCCGGCAGCCTCCTGGATCTACTTGGTGGCCGCGGTGGCCTCCGGTGCGGTCTTCCTGTGGATGGCAATCCGCCTCCACCAAGGGGTGAAGAAGGGTGCAAAGGTCAAGCCCATGCGCCTCTTCATCTACTCCAATAATTATCTGTCAGTTCTCTTTATTGGATTGTCTATCGACGCCGTCGTGGGCTGGGAACCCATCGGGCGCATGCTGGGCTGGTCGGCCGCCCTCTTCTAG
- a CDS encoding quinone oxidoreductase family protein, producing MHAIQVTTTGGPEVLTYAEVDSPTPTKEQLLVDVSVAGVNYIDTYYREGIYNASVPFIIGLEGTGRVVHDPQGEIAPGTMVAWDHAFGSYAEQVCVPRDRVVAVPDEIPSAVAGSMLLQGMTAHYLTHGVYQLGEGASCLITAGAGGVGLILTQMAKSLGATVYSVVSTDEKEELAYGAGADCVFRYSSGLAEQVRRHNGGRGVDVVYDGVGKATFNESLEVVRPRGTVALFGAASGPVPPMDPQLLNKHGSIFLTRPSLGAWTSQEGEFQMRAQAVVQAVIDGDLDFRISAEYPLAEAAQAHRDLQERKTTGSIVLRVRED from the coding sequence ATGCATGCTATTCAGGTGACCACGACCGGAGGACCCGAGGTCCTCACCTACGCCGAGGTAGATTCCCCCACGCCGACGAAGGAGCAGCTGCTTGTCGACGTCTCCGTGGCCGGTGTCAACTACATCGACACCTACTACCGCGAAGGCATCTACAACGCCTCCGTGCCCTTCATTATCGGGCTCGAAGGAACCGGCCGCGTTGTGCACGACCCTCAGGGGGAAATCGCTCCAGGCACGATGGTGGCCTGGGATCACGCCTTCGGCTCCTATGCAGAACAAGTCTGCGTGCCGCGCGACCGCGTGGTAGCCGTTCCGGATGAAATCCCCTCCGCCGTCGCTGGGTCCATGCTCTTGCAAGGGATGACGGCACACTACCTCACCCACGGTGTGTATCAGCTTGGAGAAGGCGCGTCCTGCCTTATCACTGCCGGTGCGGGCGGTGTGGGCTTAATCCTCACCCAGATGGCCAAGTCCCTGGGCGCCACCGTCTATTCCGTGGTCTCCACGGATGAGAAGGAAGAGTTGGCCTATGGTGCGGGCGCAGACTGCGTCTTCCGCTACAGCAGCGGCCTGGCCGAGCAGGTGCGCCGACACAATGGCGGGCGCGGCGTCGACGTGGTTTACGACGGCGTCGGCAAAGCCACCTTCAATGAGTCTCTAGAAGTTGTGCGCCCTCGCGGCACGGTCGCGCTTTTCGGCGCCGCGTCGGGCCCCGTCCCGCCGATGGACCCGCAGCTGCTTAATAAGCACGGTTCCATCTTCCTCACCCGCCCCTCACTCGGCGCTTGGACCTCCCAAGAAGGCGAGTTCCAGATGCGCGCCCAGGCAGTCGTGCAGGCGGTCATCGATGGCGACCTCGACTTCCGCATCTCCGCGGAATACCCGCTCGCCGAAGCCGCGCAAGCCCACCGCGACCTCCAGGAGCGCAAAACCACTGGCTCTATCGTTCTGCGCGTAAGAGAAGACTAG
- a CDS encoding COX15/CtaA family protein — protein MSTANISSPQRSTTPAAPSTGPSVKTQRIVALILLLCQGGITVSGSIVRVTGSGLGCVTWPNCHPGSLVPIQGAAPMLHQAIEFGNRLLTFVVAAAAIASIVVVHKAQRRKELKVYAWAGLAGVFVQALIGALSVVLKLSWWSVAIHFLPSMVLVWIAAMLFSRINEPDDGTPTRLFPAAVRTLAVVATIALSIVLLTGTFVTGSGTHSGDAGVGMEGRLGVDTYGMAIIHAVCMYVYLALTLIVVFLLHRNGAPKVAKKAGWVLIACIVIQWAIGVTQFYLHIPRWTVPFHVGMSSVVTAFTALLWAHGLRRVENEDGSTANTAQNGDENVPAAQG, from the coding sequence GTGAGTACCGCCAATATTTCCTCTCCTCAACGTTCTACCACGCCCGCTGCGCCGTCCACCGGCCCCTCGGTGAAGACGCAGCGCATCGTCGCGCTCATCCTCCTGCTCTGCCAGGGCGGCATTACAGTGTCGGGCTCCATCGTGCGCGTAACCGGCTCCGGCCTTGGTTGCGTCACCTGGCCCAACTGCCACCCTGGTTCCTTGGTGCCCATCCAGGGCGCGGCTCCCATGCTCCACCAGGCCATTGAGTTTGGTAACCGCCTGCTGACCTTTGTTGTGGCGGCGGCGGCCATCGCCAGCATCGTGGTCGTTCACAAGGCGCAGCGCCGCAAGGAGCTCAAGGTCTATGCCTGGGCAGGGCTCGCAGGTGTTTTCGTGCAGGCACTCATCGGCGCGCTGTCTGTGGTGCTGAAGCTTTCCTGGTGGAGTGTGGCAATACACTTCCTTCCGTCTATGGTCCTGGTGTGGATCGCGGCCATGCTGTTCTCCCGCATTAACGAGCCCGATGACGGCACTCCTACTCGCCTCTTCCCCGCCGCAGTGCGCACCCTCGCGGTGGTGGCCACCATAGCCCTGTCCATCGTTTTGCTGACCGGCACCTTTGTGACTGGCTCGGGTACTCACTCCGGTGATGCCGGCGTTGGTATGGAGGGCCGCCTCGGCGTGGACACCTATGGCATGGCCATCATTCACGCGGTCTGCATGTACGTCTACTTAGCGCTGACACTCATCGTGGTCTTCCTCCTGCACCGTAATGGTGCTCCCAAGGTGGCTAAGAAGGCCGGCTGGGTGCTCATTGCCTGCATCGTCATCCAATGGGCAATTGGCGTCACCCAGTTCTATCTCCACATCCCGCGCTGGACCGTTCCTTTCCACGTGGGCATGTCCTCAGTGGTCACGGCCTTCACCGCCCTGCTGTGGGCGCATGGCTTGCGCCGCGTCGAGAACGAGGATGGCTCTACTGCCAACACTGCCCAGAACGGTGACGAGAACGTCCCCGCCGCCCAAGGCTAA
- a CDS encoding ABC transporter permease has protein sequence MSTYAPGTFSPHPQRVGVATMARAQGAIESKLMLRHGEQQLLSIIIPLAILIGAAKLKDTTGHGVDEVFPMVLAVAATSSGFTGQAISLAFDRRYGALKRTGASGVPAWAIVVGKILGVLSMVVLQVLVLGTVAAILGLRVSVVGAAIGVLTLVLGVATFTALGLLLGGTFSSEVVLAVANLIWFLLLGAVGWAMFSQGLGDNGVLTLVPTVAMAAGLDTALNGSFPGIELLVLVGWAAVASFAAVRWFRFEG, from the coding sequence ATGAGCACCTACGCACCCGGCACTTTTAGCCCGCACCCGCAGCGCGTCGGCGTGGCGACCATGGCGCGTGCCCAAGGGGCTATCGAATCCAAGCTGATGCTGCGGCACGGCGAGCAACAGTTGCTGAGCATCATTATTCCACTCGCTATTCTGATCGGCGCTGCGAAGCTGAAGGATACTACCGGGCATGGTGTGGATGAGGTTTTCCCGATGGTGCTCGCCGTGGCCGCTACCTCGTCTGGTTTTACCGGCCAGGCTATTTCTCTAGCCTTCGATCGGCGCTACGGTGCTCTGAAACGCACCGGCGCTTCGGGTGTTCCTGCCTGGGCCATTGTGGTGGGAAAGATTCTCGGTGTGCTCTCCATGGTGGTGCTCCAGGTGCTCGTGCTCGGCACCGTCGCAGCTATCCTCGGTTTGCGAGTTTCTGTTGTGGGCGCTGCCATCGGCGTGCTCACCTTGGTGTTAGGAGTGGCCACGTTTACGGCCCTGGGCCTGCTGCTGGGCGGAACCTTCAGCTCTGAAGTGGTACTGGCGGTAGCCAACCTAATTTGGTTTCTCCTCCTCGGTGCCGTCGGATGGGCAATGTTTTCCCAGGGCCTCGGCGATAACGGGGTCCTCACCCTCGTGCCTACGGTGGCCATGGCTGCCGGACTGGATACCGCCCTGAACGGGTCCTTCCCCGGCATTGAGCTCCTTGTCCTCGTGGGGTGGGCAGCGGTGGCGTCGTTTGCCGCGGTGCGTTGGTTCCGCTTCGAGGGCTAA
- a CDS encoding ABC transporter ATP-binding protein — protein sequence MTTSALVLDNVIKTYGDVNAVNGLSFRANYGEILCLLGPNGAGKTTTIEMCEGFKKPTSGHIEVLGLDPARNPDAVRSRIGIMLQGGGSYSGIKVKEMLELSASYNENPLDPEWLLDTLGLRGLAKNSYRRLSGGQQQRLSLALAIIGRPELVFLDEPTAGMDAQSRLAVWDLIRSLRADGVTVILTTHLMDEAEALSDHVVIIDHGRLVASGTAASLTEATDIPQLNFDTATPVDLEALREEGISAEAIRPLHYRLTSTVSPAVIADLATGLAAQNVVLRNLHTSHRNLEEVFLDLTGREMRS from the coding sequence GTGACTACATCAGCTCTTGTATTAGATAACGTCATTAAGACCTATGGCGACGTCAACGCAGTTAACGGGCTGAGTTTCCGCGCCAATTATGGCGAGATCCTGTGTTTGCTGGGGCCTAACGGTGCAGGAAAGACAACCACCATCGAGATGTGTGAAGGCTTCAAAAAGCCCACTTCCGGCCACATTGAAGTCTTAGGCCTTGACCCCGCACGCAACCCTGATGCAGTGCGCTCCCGCATCGGCATCATGCTCCAGGGCGGGGGCTCCTACTCCGGTATAAAGGTCAAGGAGATGCTCGAACTCAGCGCCTCCTATAACGAAAATCCTTTGGACCCGGAGTGGCTTCTGGATACCCTCGGGCTGCGCGGACTGGCGAAGAATAGCTACCGACGTTTGTCCGGTGGGCAACAACAACGTCTCTCTCTCGCCTTGGCCATCATTGGGCGTCCGGAGCTGGTCTTCCTCGATGAGCCCACCGCGGGCATGGACGCCCAATCACGTCTTGCCGTCTGGGACCTTATCCGCTCTTTGCGGGCCGACGGCGTCACCGTCATCTTGACTACTCATCTCATGGACGAGGCGGAAGCGCTCAGCGACCATGTCGTCATCATCGATCACGGTCGGCTCGTCGCCAGCGGCACCGCAGCTTCCCTAACGGAGGCGACCGACATCCCGCAGCTGAACTTTGATACCGCAACCCCGGTGGACCTGGAGGCCTTGCGCGAGGAAGGGATCTCCGCCGAGGCCATTCGGCCCTTGCACTACCGGCTTACCTCTACAGTCAGTCCAGCCGTTATCGCTGATCTCGCCACGGGTTTGGCCGCGCAAAACGTTGTCCTCCGCAACCTGCATACGTCGCACCGCAACCTCGAAGAAGTCTTCTTGGACCTCACCGGCCGCGAGATGCGCAGTTAG
- the mptB gene encoding polyprenol phosphomannose-dependent alpha 1,6 mannosyltransferase MptB encodes MNMERGYTQSGRLHRVIWGVRDELPRMGVPGSRSALLHQDFPGSTEVADHAALGDVHRRTITQLRTLFSLRWLGTIGALLIALGGLGAGALPVVGNPYESLPFGSLMTRMLQSASALVFIGVGFMVTAWVCMAPLVGAPLRLRKNSASASTGSTPTEDPRFSHSPRVVTQSQMWRTWLGWVLPLLVTAPLFTQDIYSYLANGSIVLQGLDPYSAGPVQLLGADNDLARSVPFIWANSPSPYGPVALGLAAVVSWLTNDSIIWGVVLHRVFSLFGIIAAGWAIARLATRCRVSPEAALWLGILNPLTILHLVGGIHNESFMLGLALVGVELGLRAVNDEHDARWRVWALFLASGVLISCAGMVKVTGFIGLGFVGMAAARRRVDKHGIPPVRAVLGAGVTQLLVLAASIAAVTVITGIDIGWIFGQGGAATIRSWLSATTSVGVGAGSLGMLLGLGDHTEAILSVTRTVGVIIAGGFMIRMLFATYRGAIHPVGGLGVSTFVLVVFFPVVQPWYILWAVLPLAAWANRRFFRMAVMIYSGLMSFIVLPRGLGLPPGTVFVIYLAALVTFLALAAAGWVALRRSGVRVLD; translated from the coding sequence ATGAATATGGAGCGCGGCTACACCCAATCGGGGCGATTGCACCGAGTCATCTGGGGCGTGCGCGATGAACTCCCCCGCATGGGAGTACCGGGATCCCGCTCCGCGCTCCTCCACCAGGATTTTCCCGGCTCCACCGAAGTCGCGGATCACGCAGCGCTTGGCGACGTTCACCGCCGCACCATTACCCAACTGCGCACGCTTTTTAGCCTGAGATGGCTCGGAACCATTGGAGCGTTACTTATTGCGCTCGGCGGCCTGGGTGCCGGTGCCCTGCCCGTCGTGGGGAATCCTTATGAGTCATTGCCTTTTGGCTCGCTCATGACGCGCATGCTGCAATCAGCATCCGCCCTTGTCTTCATTGGTGTCGGATTCATGGTGACGGCCTGGGTATGCATGGCCCCGTTGGTGGGGGCGCCGCTGCGCCTGCGTAAGAACTCGGCGAGCGCAAGTACAGGCTCGACACCTACCGAAGATCCGCGGTTTAGCCACTCCCCGCGAGTAGTCACCCAAAGTCAGATGTGGCGAACGTGGTTGGGGTGGGTTCTACCCTTGCTCGTCACCGCGCCGCTATTTACCCAAGACATCTACTCTTATCTCGCCAACGGCTCCATCGTGCTTCAAGGGCTCGATCCCTATTCCGCGGGCCCCGTGCAACTTTTGGGCGCGGATAATGACCTTGCCCGGTCCGTCCCCTTCATTTGGGCAAACTCCCCTTCGCCCTATGGCCCCGTGGCCTTAGGCTTGGCAGCTGTCGTAAGCTGGCTGACTAACGATTCCATCATCTGGGGTGTGGTGCTGCACCGCGTGTTTTCTCTTTTCGGCATCATCGCTGCCGGCTGGGCCATTGCACGGCTTGCTACCCGGTGCCGCGTATCCCCCGAAGCGGCGCTGTGGCTGGGCATCCTTAACCCCTTGACCATCCTCCACCTCGTCGGCGGAATCCACAATGAATCCTTCATGCTGGGGTTGGCTCTCGTCGGCGTAGAGCTGGGCCTGCGAGCGGTTAATGATGAGCACGACGCCCGCTGGCGCGTATGGGCTTTGTTTCTGGCCTCGGGTGTCCTTATTTCCTGCGCGGGCATGGTCAAGGTGACCGGCTTCATTGGCCTAGGCTTTGTTGGCATGGCGGCGGCGCGCAGGCGCGTCGACAAGCACGGCATCCCACCAGTGCGGGCGGTGCTTGGCGCTGGCGTGACCCAATTGCTGGTGCTCGCAGCGTCCATCGCCGCTGTCACTGTCATCACGGGGATCGACATAGGCTGGATTTTTGGTCAGGGCGGCGCAGCAACGATCCGTTCTTGGCTGTCCGCGACTACCTCCGTGGGTGTCGGCGCCGGCTCCCTGGGGATGCTGCTGGGTTTGGGTGATCACACCGAGGCCATCCTCAGCGTCACACGTACCGTGGGCGTCATTATCGCCGGGGGTTTCATGATCCGCATGCTGTTTGCCACCTACCGCGGCGCAATCCATCCAGTGGGTGGTCTGGGAGTATCCACCTTTGTGCTCGTGGTGTTTTTCCCCGTTGTCCAGCCCTGGTACATCCTGTGGGCCGTGTTGCCGCTCGCCGCGTGGGCCAACCGCCGTTTTTTCCGCATGGCAGTTATGATCTATTCCGGATTGATGAGCTTCATCGTCCTGCCCCGCGGACTCGGGCTTCCTCCCGGGACGGTATTCGTCATCTACCTTGCTGCCTTGGTGACCTTCCTCGCGCTCGCCGCTGCGGGGTGGGTTGCATTGCGCCGCTCAGGCGTCCGTGTCCTAGACTAA
- a CDS encoding helix-turn-helix transcriptional regulator: MTKELPRETRSTEGDTRRHVMLLLLKDGPVTASYLGERLGLSAAGIRRHLDILVEEGLTEVVHRRPSARPGQTAGRGRPAKHFRLTDQGRAQFGHAYDQLAAEALTALREAGGPEAVRHFAKARFERLVEDVTPLVEDEESVPEVARRLAEVLDAHGYAATVTSVGNGVQICQHHCPVAHVAAEHPELCEAEQEVFSALLGKHVQPLASIADGHGICTTNIPLTPVPPSAAEREEN, from the coding sequence GTGACGAAGGAGTTGCCAAGGGAAACTCGCTCTACAGAGGGCGATACCCGCAGACACGTCATGCTGTTGCTTCTCAAGGACGGCCCAGTAACGGCGTCGTATTTGGGTGAACGTCTCGGTCTCTCTGCGGCCGGCATCCGTCGGCACTTAGACATTCTGGTGGAGGAAGGACTCACCGAGGTGGTGCACCGCCGCCCGTCAGCCCGTCCCGGGCAGACAGCAGGCCGTGGTCGCCCCGCCAAACATTTCCGTCTCACTGATCAGGGCCGCGCTCAATTCGGGCACGCCTATGACCAGTTGGCGGCGGAAGCGCTCACTGCTTTGCGCGAAGCGGGTGGTCCGGAGGCGGTTCGCCACTTCGCTAAGGCCCGCTTCGAGCGTCTCGTGGAAGACGTGACACCTTTGGTAGAGGATGAAGAGTCTGTCCCGGAGGTAGCACGCCGCTTGGCTGAAGTGCTTGATGCGCACGGCTATGCGGCCACCGTGACATCGGTGGGCAACGGAGTACAGATTTGCCAGCACCATTGCCCGGTCGCCCACGTGGCCGCCGAGCACCCGGAGTTGTGTGAAGCTGAACAAGAAGTATTCTCCGCACTATTAGGCAAACATGTGCAGCCCTTGGCCTCCATCGCGGATGGCCATGGAATCTGCACCACGAATATCCCCTTAACTCCCGTCCCGCCTTCCGCGGCGGAACGGGAGGAGAACTAA
- the sufB gene encoding Fe-S cluster assembly protein SufB, whose amino-acid sequence MSDDEIISSIGGYEYGWRDSDEAGQAAHRGLSEDVVRDISKKKNEPEWMLESRLKALRVFNKKPVPTWGPDLSGIDFDNIKYFVRSTEKQAQTWDDLPDDIKETYDKLGIPDAEKKRLVSGVAAQYESEVVYHKIREDLEAQGVIFVDTDTAVREYPEILQEYFGTVIPAGDNKFSALNNACWSGGSFVYVPKGVHVDIPLQAYFRINTENMGQFERTLIIVEEGAYVHYIEGCTAPIYNSDSLHTGVIEIIVKKGGRCRYTTIQNWSTNVYNLVTQRAKVEEGGTMEWVDGNIGSKVTMKYPSCWLTGEHAKGEVLSLAFAADNQVQDTGSKMVHMAPNTSSNIVSKSVARNGGRAAYRGLVQVNANATNSTANVECDALLVDNNSRSDTYPYNDIRNDHVTLGHEATVSQVSEEQLFYLMSRGIAEEEAMAMIVRGFVEPIAKELPMEYALELNRLIELQMEGSVG is encoded by the coding sequence ATGAGCGATGACGAGATCATCTCCTCCATCGGTGGCTATGAGTACGGCTGGCGTGATTCCGACGAAGCCGGCCAGGCAGCACACCGCGGTTTGAGCGAGGATGTCGTCCGCGATATCTCGAAGAAGAAGAACGAGCCGGAATGGATGCTCGAGTCCCGCCTCAAGGCGCTGCGTGTATTCAACAAGAAGCCAGTTCCGACGTGGGGCCCGGATCTCTCCGGAATCGACTTCGACAACATTAAGTACTTTGTCCGCTCCACCGAGAAGCAGGCCCAGACCTGGGATGACCTGCCGGATGATATTAAGGAGACCTACGACAAGCTGGGTATTCCGGACGCCGAAAAGAAGCGTCTGGTCTCTGGTGTTGCCGCGCAGTATGAGTCCGAGGTGGTTTACCACAAGATCCGTGAGGACCTCGAGGCCCAGGGCGTGATCTTCGTCGACACCGATACCGCTGTGCGCGAGTACCCGGAGATCCTCCAGGAGTACTTCGGCACCGTTATCCCCGCCGGCGATAACAAGTTCTCCGCGCTGAACAACGCCTGCTGGTCCGGTGGTTCCTTCGTGTACGTTCCGAAGGGCGTCCACGTGGATATTCCGCTGCAGGCCTACTTCCGTATTAACACCGAGAACATGGGCCAGTTCGAGCGCACCCTCATCATCGTGGAGGAGGGCGCCTACGTTCACTACATCGAGGGCTGCACCGCGCCGATCTATAACTCGGATTCGCTACACACCGGTGTTATTGAGATCATCGTGAAGAAGGGTGGCCGCTGCCGCTACACCACCATTCAGAACTGGTCCACCAACGTTTACAACCTGGTGACCCAGCGCGCCAAGGTCGAAGAGGGCGGCACCATGGAATGGGTCGATGGCAACATCGGCTCCAAGGTGACCATGAAGTACCCGTCCTGCTGGCTGACCGGCGAGCACGCCAAGGGCGAAGTTCTCTCCTTGGCTTTTGCCGCTGACAACCAGGTACAGGACACCGGTTCCAAGATGGTCCACATGGCGCCGAATACCTCCTCCAATATCGTGTCCAAGTCCGTGGCCCGCAACGGCGGCCGCGCGGCTTACCGTGGATTGGTGCAGGTCAACGCGAACGCTACTAACTCCACCGCCAACGTCGAGTGTGACGCCCTCCTGGTGGATAACAACTCGCGTTCGGATACCTATCCGTACAACGACATTCGCAATGATCACGTCACCTTGGGCCATGAGGCGACGGTTTCCCAGGTCTCTGAGGAGCAGCTGTTCTACCTCATGTCGCGAGGTATTGCTGAGGAAGAGGCCATGGCGATGATTGTGCGCGGCTTCGTCGAGCCGATTGCTAAGGAGCTCCCCATGGAATATGCGCTGGAGCTCAACCGTCTTATCGAGCTGCAGATGGAAGGATCGGTGGGCTAA
- the sufD gene encoding Fe-S cluster assembly protein SufD: MVASNEFNPADVTKGDQFTSFNVEDFPVPHGRDEVWRFIALRNLRGLHNGEFAPATAQKINVVAPEGVTSETVAPDDERLGTAGAPADRVAAQAWSSMPEAQVVTVDAEAQLEKPVEITITGAGEGVTSFGATSIHVGHHAEATIVLKYVGSGTHADNVEFVLGDGSQVTVVVDADWENDAVHLSHQIAKVGRDAVLRHNTAIFGGEIVRLAPRVVFDAPGGDAELLGVYFADAGQYFENRLLVDHDVPNCRSRVFYKGALQGATAAQKAEAGSSSRTPEARTCWVGDVLIRKNANNTDTYETNNNLILTEGARADAIPNLEIQTGEIVGAGHAATVGRFDDLELFYLMSRGIPAAEARRLIIRGFFSEVISRIPVESLREDLESRVVDELAKINA, from the coding sequence GTGGTAGCTTCCAACGAATTTAATCCTGCTGACGTCACCAAGGGTGACCAGTTCACCTCATTCAACGTGGAGGATTTCCCGGTCCCGCACGGCCGCGACGAAGTCTGGCGCTTCATTGCGCTGCGCAACCTGCGTGGGCTGCATAACGGCGAGTTCGCGCCGGCTACGGCGCAGAAGATCAACGTCGTGGCTCCGGAAGGCGTGACCTCCGAAACGGTTGCGCCTGACGACGAGCGCTTGGGCACCGCTGGCGCACCTGCTGACCGCGTTGCTGCACAGGCATGGTCCTCCATGCCAGAGGCACAGGTCGTTACGGTCGACGCGGAAGCACAGTTGGAGAAGCCGGTGGAGATTACCATCACCGGTGCCGGCGAGGGCGTAACTTCCTTTGGTGCGACCTCGATCCATGTAGGGCACCACGCTGAGGCCACCATCGTGCTCAAGTACGTCGGTTCCGGCACTCACGCAGACAACGTGGAGTTCGTGCTGGGCGACGGCTCCCAGGTCACCGTCGTCGTTGACGCCGACTGGGAAAACGATGCAGTGCACCTGTCCCACCAGATTGCAAAGGTGGGCCGGGACGCCGTACTGCGCCACAACACCGCCATCTTTGGCGGCGAAATTGTGCGCCTCGCTCCGCGCGTGGTTTTCGATGCTCCCGGCGGCGATGCCGAACTGCTCGGCGTCTACTTTGCTGATGCCGGCCAGTACTTTGAGAACCGCCTGCTGGTGGACCACGACGTTCCGAACTGCCGTTCTCGTGTCTTCTACAAGGGCGCTCTGCAGGGCGCAACGGCAGCACAGAAGGCCGAGGCTGGCTCCAGCTCCCGCACCCCGGAGGCCCGCACCTGCTGGGTCGGTGACGTGCTCATCCGCAAGAACGCGAACAACACGGATACCTACGAGACGAACAACAACCTGATTCTCACCGAGGGTGCGCGTGCTGACGCCATCCCGAACCTGGAGATCCAGACCGGTGAGATCGTCGGTGCTGGCCACGCCGCAACGGTGGGCCGCTTCGACGACCTCGAGCTGTTCTACCTCATGTCCCGCGGTATCCCTGCCGCCGAGGCACGCCGCCTCATCATCCGCGGCTTCTTCTCTGAAGTCATTTCCCGCATCCCGGTCGAGTCCCTGCGCGAGGATCTGGAATCCCGCGTCGTCGACGAGCTCGCCAAGATCAACGCTTAA
- the sufC gene encoding Fe-S cluster assembly ATPase SufC — MSTLEIKNLHAQVLPHEEDGEPTPILKGVNLTINSGETHAVMGPNGSGKSTLSYVIAGHPKYEVTEGEVLLDGENILEMEVDERARAGLFLAMQYPTEVPGVKMSQFMRSAVTAIRGEAPKLREWNKELTEAREKLSIDKSFAHRSVNEGFSGGEKKRHEVMQLDILKPKFAIMDETDSGLDVDALRVVSDGINSYQEETKGGILLITHYKRILNYVIPDFVHVFADGQIIKTGGAELADQLEADGYEQFLK; from the coding sequence ATGTCTACCCTGGAAATCAAGAATCTCCACGCGCAGGTGCTCCCACACGAGGAGGACGGTGAGCCCACGCCGATCCTCAAGGGTGTGAACCTCACCATCAATTCCGGTGAGACCCACGCTGTCATGGGCCCCAACGGCTCCGGCAAGTCCACTCTGTCCTACGTTATCGCTGGCCACCCTAAGTATGAGGTGACCGAGGGCGAGGTGCTTCTCGACGGCGAGAACATCCTCGAGATGGAAGTCGATGAGCGCGCCCGCGCTGGCCTCTTCCTGGCTATGCAGTACCCGACTGAGGTGCCGGGCGTGAAGATGTCGCAGTTCATGCGTTCCGCCGTGACCGCTATCCGTGGCGAGGCACCGAAGCTGCGCGAGTGGAACAAGGAGCTCACGGAGGCTCGTGAGAAACTCTCCATCGATAAGTCCTTTGCACATCGCTCCGTGAACGAGGGCTTCTCTGGTGGTGAGAAGAAGCGCCACGAGGTCATGCAGCTGGATATCCTTAAGCCGAAGTTCGCCATCATGGATGAGACCGACTCCGGTCTGGACGTCGACGCCCTGCGCGTGGTCTCCGATGGCATCAACAGCTACCAGGAGGAGACCAAGGGCGGCATCCTCCTTATTACCCACTACAAGCGCATCCTCAACTACGTCATCCCGGACTTTGTCCACGTCTTTGCCGACGGACAGATCATCAAGACCGGCGGCGCTGAGCTGGCTGACCAGCTTGAGGCGGACGGCTACGAGCAGTTCCTCAAGTAG